Proteins from one Pontibacter korlensis genomic window:
- a CDS encoding ExbD/TolR family protein, with protein sequence MPKVKVKRKNPSLDMTPMVDLFFLLVTFFMLTATARPDEAVIVDTPSSASEIKIPDTNVITITVDKNSRVFFGVDGQQTKEALLDKMAGKYGIGFTEEEKRTFSLLSNFGVPISQLKSILAMESSERKEVNQPGIPIDSTHNELGDWVLQTRLTNPKVVIAIKGDQDADYPTVKRVIDILQDRKVNRFNLITDMEAKPTNL encoded by the coding sequence ATGCCTAAAGTAAAAGTAAAAAGGAAAAACCCTTCATTGGACATGACTCCAATGGTGGACTTATTCTTCTTGCTGGTTACTTTCTTTATGCTGACTGCAACTGCCCGTCCTGATGAGGCAGTAATAGTAGATACGCCTTCATCGGCATCAGAAATCAAGATTCCGGATACTAACGTAATTACTATTACGGTAGACAAAAATAGCCGCGTGTTCTTTGGTGTTGATGGGCAGCAAACGAAAGAAGCTCTACTTGATAAAATGGCAGGCAAGTATGGCATAGGATTCACTGAAGAGGAAAAGAGAACATTCTCTCTCCTGAGCAACTTTGGTGTTCCGATCAGCCAGCTAAAGTCTATCTTGGCCATGGAATCAAGTGAACGCAAGGAGGTAAACCAACCGGGTATTCCAATCGACTCTACACATAATGAACTCGGTGACTGGGTTCTGCAGACTCGATTGACTAACCCGAAAGTGGTAATCGCTATCAAAGGCGACCAGGATGCAGATTACCCGACTGTAAAGCGTGTGATCGATATCCTGCAAGACAGAAAGGTGAACAGGTTTAACCTGATTACCGATATGGAAGCGAAGCCTACGAATTTATAA
- a CDS encoding ExbD/TolR family protein — protein sequence MAEIQEQGDSGKGGKKRAKRSSTKIDMTPLVDLAALLITFFMLTTTFNKPQTMEINMPVKPENEEEQIALKASNAMTIILGDNDKLYYYFGLAEDNPEVIESSYASNGIRKVLTSSQVKSNDKMTVMVKPMEGSRYKNMVDILDELKITDTKKFAMVDISDADKQLVQEQIGN from the coding sequence ATGGCAGAAATCCAAGAACAGGGCGACTCCGGTAAAGGTGGTAAGAAACGCGCGAAACGCTCGTCGACCAAGATCGACATGACGCCGCTGGTAGACCTTGCCGCCCTTCTGATTACATTCTTCATGCTTACTACGACTTTCAACAAGCCACAGACCATGGAAATCAACATGCCTGTGAAGCCTGAAAACGAGGAGGAGCAGATAGCGCTAAAAGCAAGTAACGCCATGACTATCATTCTTGGCGATAACGACAAGCTATACTACTACTTCGGCCTTGCAGAAGATAATCCAGAAGTAATTGAGTCGAGCTATGCATCAAACGGCATCCGTAAAGTACTGACCTCATCTCAAGTGAAGTCAAACGATAAGATGACCGTGATGGTGAAGCCGATGGAGGGATCCCGCTATAAAAACATGGTGGACATCCTGGATGAATTAAAGATAACTGACACCAAGAAGTTTGCAATGGTAGATATCTCCGATGCAGACAAGCAACTGGTGCAAGAACAAATTGGAAATTAA
- a CDS encoding energy transducer TonB, which yields MDASKLAKASLDDIVFEGRNRAYGAYLLRRLYNKHITIAAITAIVLFFLFLSIPLITKLIKGDQEEEQVVERIVTEVDLAPPPPLDEATPPPPPPPPPDLPPPPPPVRATVKYTPPVVKRDNEVVEEEEIPDVEVLEEIDAGVKTVEGSKDAPVDLGEIDGTSDVVAEVVEEKPYTYVEQMPSFPGGEMEMMKYLGKNIRYPAAAQRAGVEGLVVLSFVVSKTGEISDIQVVKNLGAGTDEEAVRVVKTMPKWTPGKQNGRAVPVRYTLPVRFTIK from the coding sequence ATGGACGCAAGTAAGTTAGCAAAAGCATCGCTTGATGATATCGTCTTCGAAGGACGAAACAGAGCGTACGGTGCCTACCTACTTCGCAGACTTTACAACAAGCATATCACGATTGCCGCTATTACAGCAATTGTTTTGTTCTTCCTCTTCCTGAGCATCCCATTGATCACCAAGTTGATTAAAGGCGACCAGGAAGAAGAGCAAGTGGTAGAGCGAATTGTAACAGAAGTAGACTTGGCCCCACCACCACCACTGGATGAGGCAACGCCGCCGCCGCCGCCGCCGCCGCCGCCAGATCTTCCACCACCGCCACCACCAGTGCGAGCTACTGTAAAGTATACTCCACCGGTTGTTAAGCGCGACAACGAAGTGGTAGAAGAGGAAGAAATTCCGGACGTGGAAGTACTAGAGGAGATTGATGCAGGTGTTAAAACCGTAGAAGGTTCTAAAGATGCACCAGTCGACTTAGGTGAAATTGACGGTACAAGTGATGTAGTAGCAGAAGTAGTTGAGGAGAAGCCTTATACTTACGTTGAACAGATGCCATCTTTCCCAGGTGGTGAGATGGAAATGATGAAGTATCTAGGCAAGAACATCCGATACCCAGCTGCAGCACAGCGTGCCGGTGTAGAAGGTCTAGTTGTACTTTCGTTTGTAGTAAGTAAAACAGGTGAAATCTCCGACATCCAGGTTGTTAAAAACCTTGGTGCTGGTACCGACGAAGAAGCAGTACGCGTTGTGAAAACAATGCCTAAGTGGACTCCAGGTAAGCAGAACGGTAGAGCAGTACCTGTACGCTATACACTTCCAGTACGATTCACGATCAAATAA
- a CDS encoding energy transducer TonB translates to MEKSYYLSMTFNNIVFKGRNKLYGAYALRKAYNRHIFLAAILATTVFSGALVGPLVDAIFFADQVKYEKPTYTIVEPIPLYLPEPPKPEPAKSETPPPAPAGEKKVATEKFVTPKVVDDNTPAVEDIPNQEDLLSKNIGTEKIEGELPEIPATTITDAPPVGIEGGTGEISAPPTTYIHVEQMPQFKGGTSALAAYLSKKIRYPDPARRNGVEGTVVVTFVVSTSGEITDVEVLKGLGFGTDEEAARVIKSMPKWEPGRQNGRNVPVRYTLPISFKIQ, encoded by the coding sequence ATGGAAAAGAGCTATTATTTAAGTATGACCTTTAACAACATTGTATTCAAAGGTCGGAACAAGTTGTATGGAGCCTATGCATTGCGTAAAGCTTATAACAGGCACATATTTTTAGCAGCCATACTTGCTACTACAGTATTTTCCGGGGCATTAGTCGGTCCATTGGTTGATGCCATCTTCTTCGCAGATCAGGTAAAGTATGAAAAGCCTACCTATACCATAGTAGAGCCTATACCATTGTATCTACCAGAGCCACCAAAACCTGAACCAGCAAAATCTGAAACACCTCCACCAGCACCTGCAGGTGAGAAAAAAGTAGCTACGGAAAAGTTTGTTACACCAAAGGTTGTAGATGATAATACGCCGGCAGTAGAGGATATACCTAACCAGGAGGACCTCCTCAGTAAAAACATAGGTACAGAAAAAATAGAAGGTGAGTTACCTGAGATTCCAGCAACAACTATAACAGACGCACCACCTGTAGGTATAGAGGGAGGAACAGGTGAAATCTCTGCCCCACCTACTACTTATATACATGTAGAGCAAATGCCACAATTCAAAGGGGGCACCAGTGCACTTGCAGCTTACTTGAGCAAAAAAATTAGATACCCAGACCCTGCGCGAAGAAATGGAGTTGAAGGCACTGTAGTGGTAACTTTTGTGGTAAGTACAAGCGGAGAAATAACAGACGTGGAAGTACTGAAAGGCCTAGGCTTTGGCACAGATGAAGAGGCAGCCAGAGTGATCAAAAGTATGCCTAAATGGGAACCAGGTAGGCAAAATGGGCGAAATGTTCCGGTCCGCTACACTTTACCCATCAGCTTTAAGATACAATAA
- a CDS encoding PstS family phosphate ABC transporter substrate-binding protein, giving the protein MKIKALSIAAFAGVVALTSCGGNSGTQLDTPTSGNINISVDESFMPIIESEISTFEGIYKYANIDAAYKPEGQVVQDLLNDSTKIAILSRELTQEEKAVFDKQNRVPRVTKIAIDAVALITNKQNKDTLLTMEELKKVFSGEIKTWKELDEESELGDITIVFDNNNSSTARYVRDSLITGNKLPPNTFASNSHKALIDYVEENKNAVGVIGVNWVSDFDDSTAVGFLKRINVLGISEDPAPVTTEDYYQPYQAYIAQEAYPLRRYLYIISTEGRTGLGTGFASYVASDKGQRLILKSGLVPATMPVRVVSLGNE; this is encoded by the coding sequence ATGAAGATTAAAGCACTAAGTATAGCGGCCTTTGCTGGCGTTGTAGCCTTGACAAGCTGTGGTGGAAACAGTGGAACGCAGCTTGACACACCAACCTCTGGCAACATCAATATAAGTGTTGATGAATCGTTTATGCCCATCATAGAGTCAGAGATTAGCACCTTTGAGGGTATATATAAGTATGCTAACATAGATGCAGCTTACAAGCCGGAAGGACAAGTTGTACAAGATCTACTAAACGACAGCACGAAAATAGCCATCCTCTCCAGAGAACTTACTCAAGAGGAAAAGGCCGTATTCGACAAACAAAATCGTGTCCCACGAGTAACAAAGATAGCCATTGATGCTGTAGCGCTTATCACCAATAAGCAGAACAAAGACACCCTGCTGACAATGGAAGAGCTAAAGAAGGTGTTTAGTGGTGAAATAAAGACATGGAAAGAGCTGGATGAAGAGTCGGAGTTGGGAGACATCACAATTGTATTTGATAATAACAACTCCAGCACAGCCCGATACGTACGAGACTCACTGATTACTGGCAATAAATTACCACCCAACACGTTTGCATCTAACTCACACAAAGCTCTTATAGACTACGTAGAGGAGAATAAGAATGCAGTAGGAGTAATTGGAGTAAATTGGGTTAGTGATTTTGACGATTCAACTGCTGTTGGATTCTTGAAAAGAATCAATGTCTTAGGAATCAGCGAAGATCCAGCACCCGTAACAACAGAAGATTATTACCAGCCATACCAAGCTTACATTGCACAAGAAGCATATCCATTGCGCAGATATCTGTATATCATTAGTACTGAGGGACGTACAGGACTTGGCACAGGTTTTGCATCTTATGTAGCAAGTGACAAAGGCCAACGCCTAATCTTAAAGTCAGGACTTGTACCGGCTACCATGCCGGTACGGGTAGTAAGTCTTGGTAACGAATAG
- a CDS encoding tetratricopeptide repeat protein: protein MTNNWKYIALMAAAFPATAAFAQSGDAGRRAVDLERYEEAKSIYKSQLNNKNAADKAYFSLGDIYLRTGQTDSAAYYFNQGIANNKKSYINHVGLGKIAMQQGNQAQAEQHFNNALSGKGKKDPYVLAMIGEAYVKAPNATEDQIKKGIDYLKQSLERDNKNAVANVILGDAYLALKQGGEAMTSYDRAIQLDEQYATAYLKRGQLYTSSRNYNEAEQAFQRAIEIDPNFAPAYRDLGELYYFAGQYDKALSTFQKYVDMAEDTPDTKAKYASFLFLTKNYDQALKTAEEVLATQPDNMVMNRLRAYSYLELGQPEKALEAMQTHMQKADPSKLIAQDYEYYGRILAKNNQPAKAIENLEKALQMNNSNIELYAELANAYARNNQYDKAIEVYERKRENVEPSNADYYYMGNIYMMAGEENAANGNTQKANEFFAQADSTYAKVVEANPDYAYGHLWRARANASQDPETEKGLAKPHYEEFINKAGGEKEKYKRDLIEANSYLGYYYYIKGERDNAVKYWTEVRNLDPSNPQAEAALKEISKTPRKK, encoded by the coding sequence ATGACAAATAACTGGAAGTACATCGCTTTAATGGCGGCTGCCTTCCCTGCTACTGCAGCATTTGCGCAATCAGGTGACGCAGGCAGAAGAGCCGTTGATCTTGAGCGCTATGAAGAAGCTAAATCTATCTATAAGTCTCAGCTGAACAACAAAAATGCAGCTGACAAGGCTTATTTCTCTCTTGGCGACATTTACCTGCGCACAGGACAAACTGACTCTGCTGCGTATTATTTTAATCAGGGAATCGCAAATAACAAGAAGTCATACATCAACCATGTAGGTCTTGGTAAAATTGCGATGCAGCAAGGCAATCAGGCACAAGCAGAGCAGCACTTTAACAATGCTCTGAGCGGCAAGGGTAAAAAAGACCCTTACGTATTAGCTATGATTGGCGAAGCTTATGTTAAAGCTCCAAATGCTACAGAAGATCAGATTAAGAAAGGTATTGATTACCTGAAGCAGTCGCTGGAGCGTGACAACAAGAACGCTGTAGCGAATGTGATCTTGGGTGATGCTTACCTGGCCCTGAAGCAAGGTGGCGAAGCGATGACTAGCTACGATAGAGCGATCCAGTTAGATGAGCAGTATGCTACAGCTTACCTGAAGCGTGGTCAGCTTTATACTAGCTCACGTAACTATAACGAAGCTGAGCAAGCTTTCCAGAGAGCTATCGAAATCGATCCAAACTTTGCTCCTGCCTACCGTGACCTAGGTGAGCTGTACTACTTCGCTGGTCAATATGACAAAGCTTTGTCTACTTTCCAGAAGTATGTAGATATGGCAGAGGATACTCCTGATACTAAAGCGAAGTATGCTTCATTCCTTTTCCTGACTAAAAATTACGATCAGGCACTGAAAACTGCTGAGGAAGTTCTGGCAACGCAGCCAGACAACATGGTAATGAACCGTCTGAGAGCTTACTCCTACCTGGAGCTTGGTCAGCCAGAAAAGGCTTTGGAAGCAATGCAGACGCACATGCAGAAAGCCGATCCAAGCAAGCTAATTGCTCAGGACTACGAGTACTATGGTCGTATCTTGGCTAAAAACAACCAGCCGGCTAAAGCCATCGAAAACCTGGAGAAAGCCCTGCAGATGAACAACTCTAACATTGAGCTGTATGCAGAATTGGCTAACGCATATGCACGCAATAACCAGTACGATAAGGCTATTGAGGTTTATGAGCGTAAGCGTGAAAACGTAGAGCCAAGCAACGCTGATTATTACTACATGGGTAACATCTACATGATGGCCGGTGAAGAAAATGCAGCTAATGGCAACACGCAAAAAGCGAATGAGTTCTTTGCTCAGGCAGATAGCACCTATGCTAAGGTAGTAGAAGCAAACCCTGATTATGCTTATGGTCACCTTTGGAGAGCTCGTGCTAACGCTAGCCAAGATCCTGAAACAGAAAAAGGTTTAGCTAAGCCTCATTATGAGGAGTTCATTAACAAGGCTGGTGGTGAGAAAGAGAAGTATAAGAGAGACCTTATCGAGGCTAACTCATACTTAGGCTACTACTACTACATCAAAGGAGAGAGAGACAATGCTGTGAAGTATTGGACAGAAGTAAGAAACCTGGATCCGAGCAACCCACAAGCAGAAGCTGCTCTTAAAGAGATTTCTAAAACTCCGCGAAAGAAGTAA
- a CDS encoding RluA family pseudouridine synthase, giving the protein MVEYTETESIEDSDELYEHHRIVVDKGQALLRVDKFLMDRLPNVTRNKLQEAIRSESVQVNEKPVKVSYKVKPFDVITVTLAEPPRDTDVVPENIPLNILYEDGELLLVNKPAGMVVHPAYNNWNGTLVNALTYHLQNLPTHRNGEGRPGLVHRIDKDTSGLLVIAKTDYSMAYLAKQFFDHSIERTYYALVWGVPKEKQGTIVGRIGRSVKDRKVMAVYPDGDYGKHAVTHYKVLRSFKFVSLVQCNLETGRTHQIRAHMKHLGHALFSDSTYGGDKILYGSPNGTYKSFVENAFKLMPRQALHAKSLGFLHPSTKEFMQFDSELPEDFKSVLEKWELYEESL; this is encoded by the coding sequence GTGGTAGAATACACAGAAACAGAAAGCATTGAGGACTCAGATGAGTTATATGAACACCATCGCATAGTGGTGGATAAAGGCCAGGCGTTGTTGCGCGTAGATAAGTTCTTGATGGACCGTTTGCCAAACGTTACACGTAACAAGCTGCAAGAGGCTATCCGCTCTGAATCGGTTCAGGTAAATGAGAAGCCGGTAAAGGTAAGCTATAAGGTAAAGCCATTTGATGTGATTACCGTTACGCTAGCCGAGCCTCCACGCGATACAGATGTAGTGCCGGAGAACATTCCGTTGAATATACTTTATGAGGATGGCGAGTTGCTGTTGGTAAACAAGCCGGCAGGTATGGTAGTGCACCCAGCTTACAACAACTGGAACGGCACCTTGGTTAATGCTCTTACCTATCATCTCCAGAACCTGCCTACGCATAGAAATGGGGAGGGAAGGCCAGGCTTAGTACATCGCATTGACAAAGATACTTCTGGTTTGCTGGTTATAGCCAAAACAGATTATAGTATGGCCTATCTGGCAAAGCAGTTTTTTGACCATAGTATAGAGCGAACGTACTATGCCTTAGTTTGGGGTGTACCTAAGGAGAAGCAAGGAACTATCGTAGGCCGTATAGGCCGCAGTGTTAAAGATAGAAAGGTAATGGCCGTGTATCCTGATGGTGATTATGGTAAGCACGCTGTAACGCATTATAAGGTGCTTAGGAGCTTCAAATTTGTTTCGTTGGTGCAGTGCAACCTGGAGACAGGTAGAACGCACCAGATACGGGCGCACATGAAGCATCTAGGACATGCGCTCTTCTCTGACAGCACGTATGGCGGCGATAAGATATTATATGGATCACCTAATGGGACGTATAAATCTTTTGTAGAAAACGCTTTTAAGTTGATGCCTCGTCAGGCACTGCATGCAAAGTCACTTGGTTTCCTACACCCTAGCACAAAAGAATTCATGCAGTTTGATTCAGAGCTTCCTGAAGATTTCAAATCTGTTTTAGAGAAGTGGGAGCTATATGAAGAGTCCCTATAG
- a CDS encoding OmpH family outer membrane protein: MMNKIKLLVAAFFLISFASFAQSNDQPLKIGYTNVEYILLQLPESKQIESQLKDHSTQLENQLKNKYAEYESKLQAYEKGAATMDATIREDKEKELMGLNNSIQEFQRNAQMSLQQKEKSLVDPVITKIDKAIKDVAKENGYTYVISNQALLAGPEDGDISPLVLKKLGVDPAKAQQTPEPAASKPATPAAKPATPAKNNKKKN, encoded by the coding sequence ATGATGAACAAAATTAAACTTCTAGTAGCAGCGTTCTTTCTGATCAGCTTTGCGTCTTTCGCACAGAGCAATGACCAGCCGCTTAAGATTGGTTATACAAACGTGGAGTATATTCTACTACAATTGCCAGAAAGCAAGCAGATTGAGTCTCAGCTAAAAGACCATAGCACACAGCTTGAGAACCAGCTAAAGAACAAGTATGCTGAGTATGAAAGCAAACTGCAGGCATACGAAAAAGGTGCTGCTACTATGGATGCAACAATCCGTGAGGACAAAGAGAAAGAACTGATGGGCCTGAACAATTCAATCCAGGAGTTCCAGCGTAATGCTCAAATGTCTCTTCAGCAAAAAGAGAAATCTTTAGTTGACCCTGTTATCACTAAGATTGACAAAGCCATCAAAGATGTAGCTAAAGAGAATGGCTATACTTATGTTATCAGCAACCAAGCTTTGCTTGCTGGTCCTGAAGATGGTGATATCTCTCCGCTTGTACTGAAGAAGCTTGGCGTAGACCCAGCTAAAGCGCAGCAGACACCAGAGCCAGCTGCTTCAAAGCCAGCTACTCCAGCCGCTAAGCCAGCTACACCAGCGAAAAACAACAAGAAGAAAAACTAA
- a CDS encoding OmpH family outer membrane protein has product MKKFLFIFLAGFLLASVSQAQKIGYIDSNFILSKMPAFNQVQQEMDKYAEAWQREIEQLQQQADKLKQDYKAEEVLLTEQMKQKRQAEITKKENELRDYQRKVFGYEGMMFKRRQELMRPIQDEVFEAVEKVSKSRGIQIMFDKSGDLVMIYTNPVHDYTEYVLEELGLASDRKNSTGKQPADAIVDDPENLPEVGEEPQEQQQPPAQKATKKKSNN; this is encoded by the coding sequence ATGAAAAAGTTTTTGTTCATCTTTTTAGCAGGCTTTTTGTTAGCGTCTGTTTCGCAAGCACAGAAGATTGGCTATATTGACTCCAACTTCATCCTGAGCAAGATGCCAGCCTTCAACCAGGTGCAGCAGGAGATGGACAAATACGCTGAGGCTTGGCAACGAGAAATAGAGCAGCTACAGCAGCAGGCTGATAAGCTAAAGCAAGACTATAAGGCGGAAGAAGTGCTGCTAACTGAGCAGATGAAGCAAAAGCGCCAAGCCGAAATAACCAAGAAAGAAAATGAATTGCGCGACTACCAGCGCAAGGTATTTGGCTACGAAGGCATGATGTTTAAGCGCCGCCAGGAGCTAATGCGCCCGATACAGGATGAGGTTTTCGAAGCCGTTGAGAAAGTATCTAAATCTAGGGGCATTCAGATAATGTTTGATAAGTCTGGAGACCTAGTTATGATTTATACTAACCCTGTGCATGATTATACAGAGTATGTGCTGGAGGAGCTGGGGTTAGCTTCTGATAGAAAAAACTCTACAGGTAAACAACCAGCTGATGCAATTGTGGATGACCCTGAAAACCTGCCTGAGGTAGGGGAGGAGCCGCAAGAGCAACAGCAACCACCAGCCCAGAAGGCCACAAAAAAGAAGTCTAACAACTAA
- the bamA gene encoding outer membrane protein assembly factor BamA, which produces MTRCIWVLVFLLMAGTASSQVLNRPAQSSPVDYQQPRQYRIGGISVSGYKFLDPIALTSLTGLKEGDMVTVPGEDISRAIENLWDQGILGDVDVTARTEGDVIFLTFNLTERPRLSNFRFSGINKSQGDALRDKVPLQKGRIVTDAVLNSTRNVVREYFVDKSFLNVKVNITQRPDSILPNSVVLNIHVDKGDKVKVGDIEFVGNEAFADKKLQRQLKNTKEKRFYKIFTSSKFNRTKFEEDKEALITFYNSQGYRDATIVSDSVYRISEDRLGIQITVDEGQQYYYRNITWTGNYLYDDAYLARVLGISRGDVYDQQELEKRLTYNPTGVDVSALYQNDGYLFSSITPVETRVEGDSIDLEMRVQEGPQATINKILISGNDKTSDHVILREIRTLPGQKYSRDDLIRTRNELAALGYFDPETIGLNPIPNPADGTVDIAYSVTERPNDQISLSGGWGGPIGAVGTVGLTLNNFSTRKLFDFSEWRPIPTGDGQRLSLNVQANGKYYQSYSFSFTEPWLGGRKANSLTVSLFKTVYRRNIGASYYNPYEETGDYSRLNVNGAAVSLGRRLNWPDNYFFMNHSLSFNRYTLKDYALFSGFDNGNSNSISIVNTLGRSSIDNPTFPRRGSSFTLSLNLTPPYSLFSDRKDQYEYIEFNKWMFDASYFINVAGNLVFNTRAHFGFLGTYGSGESVGPFERFKLGGAGLGGGNIFVGTEYIGLRGYEDESVVNTLNDPSLLSAGGIAYNKFVFEARQLISPNPAATIYGLAFVEAGNNFGSYKNYNPFKLYRSAGVGARIFMAAFGLLGFDYAWRLDDLPGGMNDKRGMFHFIIGQQIR; this is translated from the coding sequence ATGACAAGATGCATCTGGGTGCTAGTGTTTCTGCTAATGGCAGGCACGGCCTCCTCCCAAGTACTTAACAGACCTGCCCAGTCGTCTCCTGTAGATTACCAGCAGCCCCGCCAGTACCGCATTGGCGGAATTTCGGTTAGCGGTTACAAGTTTCTGGACCCAATAGCACTTACTTCCTTAACAGGTCTGAAAGAGGGTGATATGGTGACGGTGCCAGGCGAAGACATTAGTCGCGCTATCGAAAACCTATGGGATCAAGGGATTTTAGGTGATGTGGATGTAACAGCGCGTACTGAGGGGGATGTTATCTTTCTGACGTTCAACTTAACGGAACGCCCTCGTCTTTCTAACTTCCGCTTTTCAGGTATAAATAAATCTCAGGGAGATGCCTTAAGAGACAAAGTGCCATTGCAAAAAGGACGCATTGTAACGGATGCCGTTCTAAACAGCACCCGCAATGTAGTGCGCGAATATTTTGTGGATAAGAGTTTCCTGAACGTGAAGGTAAATATTACACAGCGTCCTGACTCTATTCTACCGAATAGCGTGGTATTGAACATTCACGTTGATAAAGGTGATAAAGTAAAGGTTGGCGATATAGAGTTTGTCGGCAACGAGGCCTTTGCTGATAAAAAACTCCAGCGCCAGCTGAAGAATACGAAAGAGAAGAGATTCTACAAAATATTCACGTCCTCTAAATTTAACCGTACAAAGTTCGAAGAAGACAAAGAAGCACTTATAACCTTCTACAACAGCCAAGGCTATCGTGATGCGACGATTGTGTCAGACTCAGTATACCGTATCAGTGAAGATAGGCTTGGTATACAAATAACGGTAGATGAAGGACAGCAGTATTACTATCGCAATATAACCTGGACAGGTAACTACCTATACGACGATGCTTACCTGGCGCGTGTACTTGGTATCAGCAGGGGTGACGTATATGACCAGCAGGAGCTGGAGAAGCGTCTAACTTATAACCCTACCGGTGTAGACGTATCTGCGCTTTACCAAAACGACGGCTACCTGTTCTCCAGCATTACCCCAGTTGAAACGCGTGTAGAAGGGGACTCGATTGACCTGGAGATGCGTGTGCAGGAAGGTCCACAAGCTACGATTAACAAAATCCTGATTTCTGGTAATGACAAGACAAGTGACCATGTGATTCTGCGAGAGATCAGAACATTGCCGGGTCAGAAGTATAGCCGTGATGACTTGATTAGAACAAGAAATGAACTGGCTGCCCTTGGCTACTTTGACCCGGAAACAATCGGACTGAACCCAATACCTAACCCTGCGGATGGTACTGTGGACATTGCCTACAGTGTAACTGAGCGGCCAAACGACCAAATAAGCTTATCTGGTGGATGGGGTGGTCCAATTGGTGCAGTAGGTACTGTTGGTCTTACCCTGAATAATTTCTCTACAAGAAAGCTCTTCGACTTCTCAGAATGGAGACCTATACCTACTGGTGATGGTCAGCGCTTATCGCTGAATGTGCAAGCAAACGGTAAATACTACCAGTCATACTCGTTCTCATTTACAGAACCATGGTTGGGAGGCCGTAAGGCTAACTCACTTACAGTTAGCTTGTTCAAGACTGTTTATAGAAGAAACATAGGAGCAAGCTATTATAACCCTTACGAAGAAACTGGCGACTATAGCCGCCTGAATGTGAATGGTGCAGCAGTAAGTCTAGGCCGACGACTGAACTGGCCTGATAACTACTTCTTTATGAACCACTCACTGTCCTTTAACCGCTATACTCTAAAGGACTATGCGTTATTCTCAGGCTTTGACAACGGTAATTCTAACAGTATCTCGATTGTAAATACATTAGGTCGCTCAAGTATAGATAATCCGACTTTCCCTAGAAGAGGTTCTTCTTTCACGTTAAGCCTTAACCTAACACCGCCTTACTCGCTGTTTTCTGATCGCAAAGACCAGTATGAGTACATCGAGTTTAATAAATGGATGTTCGATGCCTCATATTTTATAAATGTGGCAGGAAATTTGGTGTTCAACACCAGAGCACACTTTGGCTTCTTAGGCACTTATGGTTCAGGTGAAAGTGTAGGACCATTTGAGCGCTTTAAGTTAGGTGGTGCCGGTCTTGGTGGTGGTAATATTTTTGTGGGTACAGAGTATATCGGTCTTCGTGGTTACGAAGATGAAAGCGTGGTTAACACACTAAATGATCCTAGCCTGTTAAGTGCTGGTGGTATAGCCTATAACAAATTTGTGTTCGAGGCTCGCCAACTGATCTCTCCAAACCCGGCAGCTACAATTTATGGCCTGGCATTTGTAGAGGCTGGTAATAACTTCGGTAGCTACAAAAACTATAATCCGTTCAAGCTTTACCGCTCAGCGGGTGTAGGTGCCAGAATCTTTATGGCTGCGTTTGGTCTGCTTGGCTTTGATTATGCATGGAGATTGGATGATCTGCCAGGCGGCATGAATGATAAGCGTGGTATGTTCCACTTCATCATTGGTCAGCAGATCCGCTAA